In Streptomyces sp. P3, one DNA window encodes the following:
- a CDS encoding bifunctional salicylyl-CoA 5-hydroxylase/oxidoreductase: MPSGHPEPPAPAGRPRRIAIIGGGPGGLYAAALLKRLDPAREITLWERNAPEDTFGFGVVLSDETLGGIEHADPVVYRSLREDFVRWDDIDIVHRGIRHTSGGHGFAALGRRRLLEILHERCRSLGVDLRFCTQAPAPARLAREYDLVIAADGVHSATRETYAEVFGPRVTGHRCRYIWLAADFAFDAFRFEIAETEHGVMQLHGYPYAAEASTVIVEMREEVWRASGFDELDEQESVAHCAKIFADALGGRALQSNNSAWTTFRTVVNARWSHGNVVLLGDAAHTAHFSIGSGTKLAVEDALALAACLEEHPDLGTASTAYEEERRPVVASTQRAARASLEWFENIGLYLGQPPRRFAFNLLTRSRRVTHDNLRLRDSRFTAAVEREFGCPPGTPPMFTPFRLRGLTLRNRVVVSPMDMYSAVDGLPGDLHLVHLGARALGGAGLVMTEMVCVSPEGRITPGCTGLYTDRQADGWRRVTDFVHEHAPGAAIGVQLGHSGRKGSTRLMWEGMDEPLPDGNWPLVAASPLPYKPGSQTPRELDHDQLADLRAQFKAAARRAARAGFDLLELHCAHGYLLSGFLSPLTNRRTDAYGGSLAGRLRFPLEVFDAVREAWPAQRPMTVRISAVDWAEGGTSADDAVRIARAFAEHGADAVDVSTGQVVAEERPDYGRSYQTPFADRIRHEAGVPVIAVGAISSWDDVNSLILAGRTDLCALARPHLYDPNWTLHAAAEQGYSGPGAEWPAPYRAGSRPPRTGRADAPKPRLTLGG; this comes from the coding sequence GTGCCGTCCGGCCACCCAGAGCCGCCCGCCCCGGCCGGCCGCCCCCGGCGTATCGCGATCATCGGCGGCGGACCCGGCGGCCTCTACGCCGCAGCCCTGCTCAAACGCCTCGACCCCGCCCGCGAGATCACCCTCTGGGAACGCAACGCCCCCGAGGACACCTTCGGCTTCGGCGTCGTCCTCTCCGACGAGACCCTGGGCGGCATCGAACACGCCGACCCGGTCGTGTACCGGTCCCTGCGGGAGGACTTCGTCCGGTGGGACGACATAGACATCGTCCACCGCGGCATCCGGCACACCTCCGGCGGGCACGGTTTCGCCGCCCTCGGCCGCCGCAGACTGCTGGAGATCCTGCACGAGCGCTGCCGCTCCCTCGGCGTCGACCTGCGCTTTTGCACGCAGGCGCCCGCCCCCGCCCGCCTGGCGCGGGAGTACGACCTCGTCATCGCCGCGGACGGGGTGCACAGCGCCACCCGGGAAACGTACGCGGAGGTTTTTGGGCCCCGGGTGACCGGCCACCGCTGCCGTTACATCTGGCTCGCCGCGGACTTCGCCTTCGACGCCTTCCGCTTCGAGATCGCCGAGACCGAGCACGGCGTGATGCAACTGCACGGCTACCCCTACGCGGCCGAAGCCTCGACCGTGATCGTCGAGATGCGCGAGGAGGTATGGCGAGCAAGCGGTTTCGACGAACTCGACGAGCAGGAGTCCGTCGCGCACTGCGCCAAGATCTTCGCCGACGCGCTCGGCGGCCGTGCCCTGCAGTCCAACAACTCCGCCTGGACCACCTTCCGCACGGTCGTCAACGCACGCTGGTCGCACGGCAACGTGGTCCTCCTGGGCGACGCGGCGCACACCGCCCACTTCTCCATCGGTTCCGGCACCAAGCTGGCCGTCGAGGACGCGCTGGCGCTCGCCGCCTGCCTGGAGGAACACCCCGACCTCGGTACGGCGTCGACCGCCTACGAGGAGGAGCGCCGACCCGTCGTCGCCTCCACCCAGCGGGCCGCCCGCGCCAGCCTGGAATGGTTCGAGAACATCGGGCTCTACCTCGGCCAGCCGCCCCGCAGGTTCGCCTTCAACCTGCTCACCCGCAGTCGTCGAGTGACCCATGACAACCTGCGGCTGCGCGACTCCCGCTTCACCGCCGCCGTGGAGCGCGAGTTCGGGTGCCCGCCCGGAACGCCCCCGATGTTCACGCCGTTCCGGCTGCGCGGCCTGACCCTGCGCAACCGGGTCGTCGTGTCGCCCATGGACATGTACTCGGCGGTGGACGGTCTCCCCGGCGACCTCCACCTCGTCCACCTCGGCGCCCGTGCCCTCGGCGGAGCCGGACTGGTGATGACGGAGATGGTGTGCGTGTCCCCGGAGGGCCGCATCACACCCGGCTGCACCGGTCTCTACACCGACCGGCAGGCCGACGGCTGGCGGCGGGTCACCGACTTCGTGCACGAGCACGCACCGGGAGCCGCCATCGGCGTGCAACTCGGCCACTCGGGACGCAAGGGCTCGACGAGGCTCATGTGGGAGGGCATGGACGAACCGCTGCCGGACGGCAACTGGCCGCTCGTGGCCGCGTCCCCTCTGCCGTACAAGCCGGGCAGTCAGACACCGCGCGAACTCGATCACGACCAACTCGCAGATCTGCGCGCCCAGTTCAAGGCCGCCGCTCGTCGGGCTGCGAGAGCCGGCTTCGACCTCCTCGAACTGCACTGTGCGCACGGCTACCTGCTGTCCGGCTTCCTCTCCCCGCTCACCAACCGCCGCACGGACGCCTACGGAGGCTCTCTCGCCGGACGGCTGCGGTTCCCGCTCGAGGTCTTCGACGCGGTCCGCGAGGCGTGGCCGGCGCAGCGACCGATGACGGTCCGTATCTCGGCCGTCGACTGGGCCGAGGGCGGCACGTCGGCCGACGACGCCGTCCGCATCGCCCGCGCGTTCGCCGAGCACGGCGCCGACGCCGTCGACGTCTCCACGGGACAGGTGGTGGCCGAGGAACGTCCCGACTACGGACGCTCGTACCAGACGCCGTTCGCCGACCGCATCCGCCACGAGGCGGGCGTCCCGGTGATCGCGGTCGGCGCGATCTCCTCCTGGGACGACGTCAACTCACTGATCCTGGCGGGCCGTACCGACCTCTGCGCCCTCGCACGGCCCCACCTCTACGACCCGAACTGGACCCTGCACGCGGCCGCCGAGCAGGGCTACTCCGGCCCGGGCGCCGAATGGCCCGCACCGTACCGCGCGGGCAGCAGACCCCCGCGCACCGGCCGCGCCGACGCGCCCAAACCCCGCCTGACCCTCGGAGGATGA
- a CDS encoding nucleotidyltransferase domain-containing protein, whose product MDRLVGIADRLTDVDGVVGVCLGGSRARGTHRPDSDVDLGLYYRPPLDTAALRLLASELTGESVDVTEPGDWGPWVDGGAWLTVDGWRVDWIYRDLDRVHRIWEECQAGRFEVGVQAGHPLGVYSHSYAGEVAVGRVLADPGGELRALRQETRRYPEPLREALIANTRWEAPFTLANARKGAAGGDAFYVAGCVFRAVGLLVQGLHAHAGCWVLNEKGAVRAAQALPAAPADFSVRAHELFAVPGTDPQALSAALDSADRLTAEVCGQLTS is encoded by the coding sequence GTGGATCGACTGGTGGGTATCGCGGATCGGCTGACCGATGTCGACGGAGTGGTCGGCGTGTGTCTGGGAGGCAGCAGAGCGAGGGGAACGCATCGCCCTGATTCTGATGTCGATCTCGGCCTGTACTACCGGCCGCCGCTGGACACGGCTGCCTTGCGTCTTCTCGCGTCCGAGCTGACGGGCGAGTCGGTCGACGTGACGGAACCGGGCGACTGGGGGCCGTGGGTGGACGGTGGGGCGTGGCTGACCGTTGACGGCTGGCGTGTCGACTGGATCTACCGCGATCTGGACCGCGTGCACCGGATCTGGGAAGAGTGCCAGGCAGGGCGCTTCGAAGTAGGTGTGCAGGCCGGTCACCCGTTGGGTGTGTACTCCCATTCCTATGCAGGCGAGGTGGCCGTGGGGCGCGTTCTCGCCGATCCCGGTGGCGAACTGCGGGCCCTGCGGCAGGAGACTCGCCGCTATCCGGAGCCGTTGCGCGAGGCGCTGATCGCCAACACCCGGTGGGAAGCTCCCTTCACCCTGGCCAACGCCCGCAAAGGAGCGGCCGGCGGAGACGCTTTCTATGTCGCCGGCTGCGTCTTTCGCGCGGTAGGGCTTCTCGTGCAGGGCCTGCATGCCCACGCGGGTTGCTGGGTGCTGAACGAAAAGGGAGCCGTTCGGGCGGCGCAAGCGCTGCCCGCTGCTCCCGCGGATTTCTCCGTGCGGGCTCACGAGTTGTTTGCCGTGCCGGGCACGGACCCGCAGGCGCTGTCCGCGGCGCTCGACTCCGCTGACCGGCTGACTGCCGAGGTGTGCGGGCAGCTCACGTCCTGA
- a CDS encoding acyl-CoA dehydrogenase family protein, which produces MPAFSIDPARTAWCAELRALAADRLRPLAEKGEPGRVNRPLVAELGRLGLLSRLFTSGAVDLCLMRESLAYACTEAETALALQGLGAHPVHAHGTPAQRRRWLPDVAEGTALAAFALSEAGAGSDAAALSLAAERDGANGWRLTGEKCWISNAPEADFYTVFARTTPGAGARGVTAFLLPADRPGLTGSALDMLSPHPIGALRLDAVPVTADDVLGEPDRGFRVAMGTLDLFRPSVGAFAVGMAQAALDATLAHTARRDAFGGKLRDLQAVSHQVAEMALRTEAARLMVHAAATSYDAAAPDVPRRAAMAKLLATETAQYVVDAAVQLHGACALRRGHLLEHLYREVRAPRIYEGASEVQRGIIARELYAEHARRADHVEGAGHAEPTRGDVPADPPDRIGQADRIGQAQQTVQAGQTVRDEGATVRTERSPHVAQGGRVDREAGRVERQAERADREAE; this is translated from the coding sequence ATGCCCGCGTTCTCGATCGATCCGGCGCGGACGGCTTGGTGCGCCGAACTGCGCGCACTGGCCGCCGACCGGCTGCGCCCACTCGCGGAGAAGGGCGAACCCGGCCGGGTCAACCGCCCGCTCGTCGCCGAACTCGGCCGCCTGGGGCTGCTGTCCCGGCTGTTCACCTCCGGCGCGGTCGACCTCTGCCTGATGCGGGAATCCCTCGCGTACGCCTGCACCGAGGCCGAGACGGCTCTCGCGCTGCAAGGGCTGGGCGCCCACCCGGTCCACGCCCACGGCACCCCCGCCCAGCGCCGCCGCTGGCTGCCCGACGTCGCCGAGGGCACCGCGCTGGCCGCGTTCGCGTTGAGCGAGGCCGGCGCCGGTTCGGACGCGGCCGCGCTGTCCCTGGCCGCCGAGCGCGACGGAGCGAACGGCTGGCGGCTCACCGGCGAGAAGTGCTGGATCTCCAACGCGCCCGAAGCCGATTTCTATACGGTTTTCGCGCGCACCACCCCGGGGGCGGGCGCGCGGGGCGTCACCGCCTTCCTGCTCCCCGCCGACCGTCCCGGCCTCACCGGATCCGCCCTCGACATGCTCTCCCCGCACCCCATCGGCGCCCTCCGCCTCGACGCCGTCCCGGTCACCGCGGACGACGTGCTCGGCGAGCCCGACAGAGGCTTCCGCGTCGCCATGGGCACCCTCGACCTGTTCCGCCCGAGCGTCGGCGCGTTCGCCGTCGGCATGGCGCAGGCCGCGCTCGACGCCACCCTCGCCCACACCGCCCGCCGAGACGCGTTCGGCGGCAAGCTGCGGGATCTGCAAGCGGTTTCCCATCAGGTAGCCGAGATGGCGCTGCGCACGGAGGCGGCCCGGCTGATGGTCCACGCGGCGGCGACGTCGTACGACGCCGCCGCCCCGGACGTCCCCCGGCGCGCCGCGATGGCCAAGCTGCTCGCCACCGAGACGGCCCAGTACGTCGTCGACGCGGCCGTCCAACTCCATGGCGCGTGTGCCCTGCGCCGCGGCCACCTCCTCGAGCACCTCTACCGGGAGGTGCGCGCACCACGGATCTACGAGGGAGCCAGCGAGGTGCAACGCGGCATCATCGCGCGGGAGTTGTACGCCGAGCACGCGAGGCGGGCGGACCACGTGGAAGGGGCCGGGCACGCCGAGCCGACGAGAGGGGACGTCCCCGCCGATCCGCCGGACCGGATCGGGCAGGCCGACCGGATCGGGCAGGCGCAACAGACCGTGCAGGCCGGACAGACCGTGCGAGATGAAGGGGCGACCGTGCGGACCGAACGGTCACCACACGTCGCACAGGGCGGGCGAGTCGACCGAGAGGCCGGACGAGTCGAGCGGCAGGCCGAACGAGCCGACCGGGAGGCCGAGTGA
- a CDS encoding CaiB/BaiF CoA-transferase family protein, whose amino-acid sequence MDGLRIADFSRVLAGPYATMLLGDLGADVVKVERPGIGDETRAWHPPADSDGTSTYFLSVNRNKRSVVLDLATESGREQARALVAECDVVVENFRPGTMERLGLGYEELRSRKPELVYCSISGFGSGAGAAIPGYDLLVQAAGGLMSVTGAADGEPVKAGVALVDVITGLHACLGVLAALRHRDATGQGQRVEVNLLGSLLSAMVNQASAFAVAGVVPGRMGNAHPSIAPYETFPTADRPIALAVGNDRQFAALAEATGDAGLALDDRFRTNADRVAHRSELRDILTERLSTAGADDWSTVLLAAGVPAGPVNTLDDAFAFAGRLGLPGIVDIPADPADGEECRPSRQVAHPIALSGTPAQYRLPPPRLGRHTTQILHGRADGPDRASG is encoded by the coding sequence CTGGACGGTCTGCGCATCGCGGACTTCTCCCGGGTCCTCGCGGGCCCCTACGCCACCATGCTCCTCGGCGACCTGGGCGCCGACGTGGTCAAGGTGGAGCGGCCGGGCATCGGGGACGAGACCCGGGCCTGGCACCCTCCGGCGGACAGCGACGGTACGTCCACCTATTTCCTGAGCGTCAACCGGAACAAGCGGTCGGTCGTTCTTGACCTGGCCACGGAGTCCGGCCGTGAACAGGCCCGCGCCCTTGTCGCCGAGTGTGACGTGGTGGTGGAGAACTTCCGTCCCGGCACGATGGAGCGACTGGGCCTCGGGTACGAGGAACTTCGTTCCCGGAAGCCGGAGTTGGTCTACTGCTCGATCAGCGGTTTCGGTAGCGGCGCGGGTGCCGCGATCCCCGGGTACGACCTGTTGGTGCAGGCCGCCGGCGGTCTGATGAGCGTGACCGGCGCCGCGGACGGTGAGCCGGTGAAGGCGGGCGTCGCCCTGGTCGACGTCATCACCGGCCTGCACGCGTGTCTCGGTGTGCTCGCAGCCCTCCGGCACCGCGACGCCACCGGGCAGGGCCAGCGGGTGGAGGTGAACCTGCTCGGCTCGCTGCTGTCCGCGATGGTCAACCAGGCGTCGGCGTTCGCCGTCGCGGGCGTGGTGCCGGGCCGTATGGGCAACGCGCATCCGAGCATCGCCCCGTACGAGACCTTCCCGACCGCGGATCGTCCCATCGCGCTCGCCGTGGGCAACGACCGGCAGTTCGCGGCGCTCGCCGAGGCCACCGGGGATGCCGGTCTCGCTCTCGACGACCGCTTCCGCACCAACGCCGACCGGGTCGCCCACCGCTCCGAACTGCGGGACATCCTGACCGAGCGGCTCAGCACCGCAGGCGCCGACGACTGGTCGACCGTCCTGCTGGCCGCCGGGGTGCCCGCCGGACCCGTCAACACCCTCGACGACGCCTTCGCCTTCGCCGGCCGGCTCGGCCTTCCCGGCATCGTCGACATCCCCGCCGATCCTGCCGACGGGGAGGAGTGCAGGCCGTCCCGCCAGGTCGCACACCCCATCGCACTGAGCGGGACACCCGCGCAGTACCGCCTGCCCCCACCCCGTCTGGGCCGGCACACCACGCAGATCCTCCACGGCCGGGCGGACGGGCCCGACCGTGCCTCCGGGTGA
- a CDS encoding enoyl-CoA hydratase family protein — MSPFTGSAARTPDWRHLRVEHTDGVATVTLARPEKLNALTFGAYADLRDLLAELSRERSVRALVLAGEGRGFCSGGDVDEIIGATLGMDTAQLLDFNRMTGQVVRALRECPFPVIAAVHGVAAGAGAVLALAADFRVADPGARFAFLFTRVGLSGGDMGAAYLLPRIVGLGHATRLLMLGEPVRAPEAERIGLISELTEEGQADAAAHTLARRLADGPALAHAQTKALLTAELDMPLAASVELDAATQALLMNGEDYAEFHEAFTQKRAPKWRGR, encoded by the coding sequence ATGAGTCCCTTCACCGGCTCCGCCGCCCGCACCCCCGACTGGCGCCATCTGCGCGTCGAGCACACCGACGGCGTCGCCACCGTCACCCTCGCCCGCCCGGAAAAGCTCAACGCCCTCACCTTCGGCGCCTACGCCGACCTGCGCGACCTGCTCGCCGAGTTGTCCAGGGAGCGGTCGGTCCGCGCCCTGGTGCTGGCCGGCGAAGGCCGGGGCTTCTGCTCCGGCGGCGACGTCGACGAGATCATCGGCGCCACCCTCGGCATGGACACCGCCCAGCTCCTGGACTTCAACCGGATGACCGGCCAGGTCGTACGGGCCCTGCGGGAGTGCCCGTTCCCGGTGATCGCCGCCGTGCACGGAGTGGCGGCCGGCGCCGGCGCGGTCCTCGCCCTGGCCGCCGACTTCCGGGTCGCCGACCCCGGTGCCCGCTTCGCCTTCCTCTTCACCCGCGTCGGCCTCTCCGGCGGCGACATGGGCGCCGCCTACCTGCTGCCCCGGATCGTCGGACTCGGCCACGCCACCCGGCTGCTCATGCTCGGCGAACCCGTCCGCGCCCCCGAGGCCGAGCGGATCGGCCTGATCAGCGAACTGACCGAGGAAGGACAGGCCGACGCGGCCGCCCACACCCTGGCCCGCCGCCTGGCCGACGGCCCGGCCCTCGCCCACGCCCAGACGAAGGCTCTGCTGACCGCCGAACTGGACATGCCGCTCGCGGCCTCCGTGGAACTCGACGCCGCCACTCAGGCCCTTTTGATGAACGGCGAGGACTACGCCGAGTTCCACGAGGCGTTCACGCAGAAGCGTGCCCCGAAATGGCGAGGCCGATGA
- a CDS encoding DUF6299 family protein has protein sequence MFLRSALSAVAGIALLLPAAPAVVAAVGPTESVTIDPVGRIAADGTVTLSGTYRCVADPGPVFVSSSVGQDFNVTRGIGGTRAVCDGAEHTWNNTGRATPNDLAPGAARVEATLMELRPASGLLLARFHATQKRVIALTES, from the coding sequence ATGTTCTTGCGCTCCGCGCTGTCCGCGGTCGCCGGTATCGCCCTGCTTCTGCCGGCCGCCCCCGCGGTCGTTGCCGCCGTGGGCCCGACGGAGTCCGTCACGATCGACCCGGTCGGCCGTATCGCCGCCGACGGCACCGTCACGCTCTCCGGCACCTATCGCTGTGTCGCCGACCCGGGCCCGGTCTTCGTCAGCTCCTCGGTCGGCCAGGACTTCAACGTCACGCGCGGTATCGGCGGCACCCGTGCCGTCTGCGACGGCGCCGAGCACACCTGGAACAACACCGGCAGGGCGACCCCGAACGACCTCGCCCCCGGTGCGGCCCGGGTCGAGGCCACGCTGATGGAACTCCGTCCCGCCAGCGGCCTGCTCCTGGCCCGCTTCCACGCGACACAGAAGCGGGTCATCGCCCTGACCGAGAGCTGA
- a CDS encoding RidA family protein has product MTVERINPPGLSPPTGFSHAVVATGDRIVFLAGQTALDADGNIVGESLPEQFARALTNLLAALTAAGATASDLARVTVYVTDVAAYREHAAELGAIWRRSAGRDYPAMAVVEIVRLWDEQALVELDGFAVLDH; this is encoded by the coding sequence GTGACCGTCGAGCGCATCAACCCGCCAGGGCTCTCGCCGCCCACCGGCTTCTCACACGCCGTCGTCGCCACCGGCGATCGCATCGTCTTCCTGGCCGGCCAGACCGCGCTGGACGCCGACGGGAACATCGTGGGGGAGTCGTTGCCGGAGCAGTTCGCGAGGGCGCTCACGAACCTGCTGGCCGCGCTGACCGCGGCCGGCGCAACGGCGTCCGACCTGGCGCGCGTCACCGTCTACGTCACGGACGTCGCCGCCTATCGTGAGCACGCCGCCGAACTGGGCGCGATCTGGCGGCGGTCGGCCGGCCGCGACTACCCGGCGATGGCGGTCGTCGAAATCGTCCGGCTCTGGGACGAGCAGGCACTCGTCGAACTGGACGGGTTCGCGGTGCTGGACCACTGA
- a CDS encoding Zn-ribbon domain-containing OB-fold protein — translation MLQTQTREHDELVDDPETVAVEATPADMPADTPADMPAAPATGRELFFQRCRWCGTPGYRRAFCRACGSVAFALERSAGVGVVVRRNGHAQHNTWCVAMDEGFNLLCRIVGTAPFVVAVGARVTAVRAVAPVGRGLPTVELTHPVPVQPSDVWW, via the coding sequence GTGCTCCAGACGCAAACCCGTGAACACGACGAACTCGTGGACGACCCCGAAACGGTCGCCGTCGAGGCGACACCGGCGGACATGCCTGCGGACACGCCGGCGGACATGCCCGCCGCACCGGCCACCGGCCGCGAACTCTTCTTCCAGCGCTGCAGGTGGTGTGGCACCCCGGGGTACCGGCGCGCCTTCTGCCGCGCCTGCGGATCGGTGGCCTTCGCCCTGGAGCGCAGCGCGGGCGTCGGAGTCGTCGTCCGCCGAAACGGCCACGCCCAGCACAACACCTGGTGCGTCGCCATGGACGAAGGCTTCAACCTGCTGTGCCGGATCGTCGGCACGGCGCCGTTCGTCGTGGCGGTGGGGGCACGGGTGACCGCCGTACGGGCCGTCGCGCCCGTCGGCCGGGGCCTTCCCACCGTCGAACTCACGCACCCGGTCCCGGTCCAGCCGTCGGACGTCTGGTGGTGA
- a CDS encoding PaaX family transcriptional regulator C-terminal domain-containing protein, with protein MINVSDQPAPRSLIVTLYGAYGRFVPGPVPVAELIRLLAAVGVDAPSVRSSVSRLKRRGLLLPARTSQGAAGYELSAEARQLLEDGDRRVYATASPEDEGWVLAVFSVPESERQKRHVLRSRLAGLGFGTATPGVWIAPARLYDETRHTLRRLHLDSYVDLFRGEHLGFAPTVDAVARWWDLAAIAKEHETFLDRHASVLRDWRQRPDTPPEEAYRDYLLALDSWRHLPYVDPGLPARLLPRDWPGTRSAAVFQGLHERLRDAGAEFVGV; from the coding sequence ATGATCAACGTGTCCGACCAGCCCGCACCTCGGTCTCTCATCGTCACGCTCTACGGCGCGTACGGCCGCTTCGTCCCAGGGCCCGTGCCCGTCGCCGAGCTGATCCGGCTGCTCGCCGCGGTCGGCGTCGACGCGCCCTCCGTGCGCTCCTCGGTCTCCCGGCTGAAACGCCGGGGACTGCTGTTGCCGGCGCGCACCTCGCAGGGTGCGGCGGGCTACGAACTGTCCGCAGAGGCACGTCAGTTGCTCGAGGACGGCGACCGACGCGTCTACGCCACGGCGTCTCCCGAGGACGAGGGCTGGGTGCTGGCGGTGTTCTCGGTGCCCGAGTCGGAGCGGCAGAAGCGGCATGTGCTGCGGTCGCGACTGGCGGGGCTGGGGTTCGGCACGGCGACCCCGGGGGTCTGGATCGCCCCGGCACGCCTGTACGACGAGACCCGGCACACGCTCCGCCGGCTGCACCTGGACTCGTACGTCGATCTGTTCCGGGGCGAGCATCTCGGCTTCGCGCCGACCGTCGACGCCGTGGCCCGCTGGTGGGACCTGGCCGCCATCGCCAAGGAGCACGAGACCTTCCTCGACCGCCACGCGAGCGTGCTGCGGGACTGGCGGCAACGGCCGGACACTCCGCCCGAGGAGGCCTACCGCGACTACCTCCTCGCGCTGGACTCCTGGCGGCATCTGCCCTACGTCGACCCCGGCCTGCCCGCCCGCCTGCTGCCGCGGGACTGGCCGGGCACACGGTCCGCGGCCGTCTTCCAGGGGCTGCACGAGCGGCTGCGCGACGCGGGAGCGGAGTTCGTCGGAGTGTGA
- a CDS encoding AMP-binding protein produces the protein MNVSAHVDTFARDHLPPPGHRPELRFELPALNYPGRVNCAAALLDGATPERPVFHTASGPSWTYGELRARVDRIAHVLTADLGVVPGNRVLLRGPTTPWLAACWLAVLKAGAIAVTVLAQQRPHELRTMCEIARVGHALCDIRAVDDLVKAETPGLRITTYGGDGPDDLLNRPSSTEPFRAVETASDDIALIAFTSGTTGRPKGCLHFHRDVLAIADTFSEHVLKPLADDVFAGSPPLGFTFGLGGLVVFPMRAGASALLLEQAGPRQLLPAIAAHRVSVLFTAPTAYRAMLDDLDDHDVSSLRRCVSAGENLPAATWHAWHERTGLRLINGIGATELLHIFISAADERIRPGTTGVPVPGWHARVQDASGAPVPDGEPGLLAVRGPVGCRYLADPRQQQYVRDGWNVTGDTYVREPDGYFRYVARADDMIISAGYNISGPEVEEALLRHPDVLEAAVVGRPDERRGQAVVAFTVLREGARRDAETLRAFLKEELAPYKCPREVVFLEALPRTATGKLQRFRLRVSGCTEGDQP, from the coding sequence ATGAACGTCTCGGCCCACGTCGACACCTTCGCGCGCGACCACCTCCCGCCGCCCGGCCACCGGCCCGAGCTGCGCTTCGAGCTGCCCGCGCTGAACTACCCCGGGCGGGTGAACTGCGCCGCCGCGCTGCTCGACGGGGCCACACCGGAGCGGCCCGTGTTCCACACCGCGTCCGGGCCGTCGTGGACGTACGGCGAGTTGCGTGCCCGTGTCGACCGAATCGCGCATGTGCTCACCGCCGACCTGGGGGTCGTCCCCGGCAACCGGGTGCTGCTGCGCGGGCCCACCACGCCCTGGCTGGCGGCCTGCTGGCTGGCCGTGCTGAAAGCGGGTGCAATCGCGGTTACCGTCCTCGCCCAGCAGCGTCCGCACGAACTGCGCACCATGTGCGAGATCGCCCGGGTCGGGCACGCGCTGTGCGACATCCGGGCGGTCGACGACCTCGTCAAGGCGGAAACTCCCGGTCTGCGGATCACCACGTACGGCGGTGACGGCCCCGACGACCTGTTGAACCGGCCGTCGTCGACAGAACCCTTTCGGGCTGTCGAAACCGCTTCCGACGACATTGCGCTGATTGCGTTCACCTCCGGCACCACCGGTCGCCCCAAGGGCTGTCTGCATTTCCACCGGGACGTCCTGGCGATAGCCGACACGTTCTCGGAACACGTTCTGAAACCGCTTGCGGACGATGTCTTCGCGGGCAGTCCGCCGCTCGGCTTCACCTTCGGGCTCGGCGGCCTCGTCGTCTTTCCGATGCGGGCCGGGGCGAGCGCGCTGCTGCTGGAACAGGCGGGCCCCCGGCAGCTGTTGCCGGCGATCGCCGCGCACCGCGTGTCCGTGCTGTTCACCGCGCCCACCGCCTATCGGGCGATGCTCGACGATCTCGACGACCACGACGTGTCGTCCCTGCGGCGCTGCGTCTCCGCCGGCGAGAACCTGCCCGCGGCCACCTGGCACGCCTGGCACGAGCGGACCGGTCTGCGGCTGATCAACGGCATCGGGGCCACGGAGCTGCTGCACATCTTCATCTCCGCCGCGGACGAGCGGATCCGGCCCGGCACCACCGGCGTTCCGGTGCCCGGCTGGCACGCGCGTGTACAGGACGCGTCCGGTGCGCCCGTGCCTGACGGCGAGCCCGGACTGCTCGCCGTGCGCGGCCCGGTGGGCTGCCGGTACCTGGCCGACCCACGCCAGCAGCAGTACGTGCGGGACGGCTGGAACGTCACCGGTGACACCTACGTCCGCGAGCCCGACGGCTACTTCCGGTACGTCGCCCGCGCGGACGACATGATCATCTCGGCCGGGTACAACATCTCCGGGCCCGAGGTCGAGGAGGCGCTGCTGCGTCATCCCGACGTGCTCGAGGCGGCGGTCGTGGGACGACCCGACGAACGCCGTGGGCAGGCGGTGGTCGCGTTCACCGTCCTGCGGGAGGGCGCGCGGCGCGACGCCGAGACCCTGCGCGCCTTCCTCAAGGAGGAGCTCGCCCCCTACAAGTGCCCGCGCGAGGTGGTCTTCCTGGAGGCGCTGCCGCGCACGGCGACCGGCAAGCTTCAGCGGTTCAGGCTGCGCGTAAGCGGTTGCACCGAAGGTGACCAGCCGTGA